One window from the genome of Natrialba magadii ATCC 43099 encodes:
- a CDS encoding class I adenylate-forming enzyme family protein, which yields MIGTHEWPTRDLLSHRAAATPQQPALIDVDTDTDTEWTYAEFDHRVDRIAAALESDSVVDRGGRLGILMDTRPAFATLFFAAMRLGVTVAPLNVRETTDELAVKIDRLDVDALVCEADTESTAVDLGTKANAKRLPTYSVDEPTTEATDVSALSSVVDWESDGPESAGPTNTTGPTKTTATPDAATDTTPSIEPVALESDHVQLLMFTSGTSGEPKIVQVTVGNLVASATASAFRLGVAPSDRWLCCLPMYHMGGVAPVIRSTLYGTTAVIQRTFDERETACVLDEYDISGVSLVPTMCKRLLDAGWEPTDSLRFVLLGGAPASTDFLARCREAGVPAYPTYGMTETASQITTATPAQAAAHEGTVGQPLVVTDVSIVDVDGEPVPAGEAGETVVSGPTVTPGYLDETRTADAFCDRGLRTGDVGYRDEAGRLWILNRRSDRIVTGGENVDPGEVIDVLCAQPAVEAAAVVGLEDPDWGERVSALVVPADTSGSELGPDLDSDAEILESLRAHCTDNLAGFKCPKTIGVVEELPRTHSGTVDREAARERLLAVGVDVTTSQ from the coding sequence ATGATCGGTACACACGAGTGGCCGACGCGGGATCTGCTCTCACATCGTGCGGCCGCGACGCCCCAGCAGCCGGCACTGATCGACGTCGACACCGATACCGACACCGAGTGGACCTACGCCGAGTTCGATCATCGGGTCGATCGGATTGCAGCAGCACTCGAGTCCGACTCCGTCGTCGACCGCGGCGGCCGTCTCGGGATCCTGATGGACACCCGTCCCGCCTTCGCGACGCTCTTTTTTGCGGCGATGCGCCTCGGCGTGACCGTCGCGCCGCTGAACGTCCGAGAGACGACCGACGAGTTAGCTGTAAAGATCGATCGACTCGACGTCGACGCGCTGGTCTGTGAGGCCGATACCGAATCGACCGCGGTGGACCTCGGGACCAAGGCGAACGCCAAGCGGCTGCCCACCTACTCCGTCGACGAGCCGACGACTGAGGCGACCGACGTGTCGGCGCTATCGTCGGTCGTCGACTGGGAGAGTGACGGACCGGAATCAGCCGGGCCAACCAACACGACTGGCCCAACCAAGACAACTGCCACTCCAGACGCAGCAACCGACACCACTCCGTCCATCGAACCAGTCGCACTCGAGTCCGACCACGTGCAACTGCTCATGTTTACGTCGGGGACCTCTGGCGAACCAAAGATCGTCCAGGTGACGGTCGGCAACCTCGTTGCGAGCGCGACGGCCTCTGCGTTCCGACTGGGCGTCGCGCCCTCGGATCGGTGGCTCTGCTGTCTCCCAATGTATCACATGGGCGGCGTTGCGCCGGTCATCCGGTCGACGCTGTACGGAACGACTGCGGTGATCCAGCGAACGTTCGACGAACGCGAGACGGCTTGCGTGCTGGACGAGTACGATATTTCGGGTGTTTCACTGGTCCCCACGATGTGCAAGCGCCTGCTCGATGCTGGCTGGGAGCCGACCGACTCGCTCCGATTCGTTCTTCTGGGCGGGGCACCCGCCTCGACGGACTTCCTGGCGCGCTGTCGTGAAGCTGGTGTGCCGGCCTACCCGACCTACGGCATGACAGAGACGGCCTCCCAGATTACGACCGCGACGCCGGCGCAGGCCGCCGCTCACGAGGGGACGGTCGGCCAACCGCTCGTCGTCACCGACGTGTCGATCGTGGATGTGGACGGCGAACCGGTTCCAGCGGGCGAGGCGGGCGAAACCGTCGTCTCCGGCCCGACGGTGACGCCAGGCTACCTCGACGAGACGCGCACAGCAGACGCGTTCTGCGACCGCGGCCTTCGGACCGGCGACGTGGGCTACCGGGACGAGGCGGGCCGACTGTGGATTCTCAACCGGCGCAGCGACCGCATCGTCACCGGCGGCGAGAACGTCGACCCCGGCGAAGTGATCGATGTCTTGTGCGCCCAGCCAGCCGTCGAGGCAGCCGCCGTCGTCGGCCTCGAAGACCCGGACTGGGGCGAGCGTGTGAGCGCGCTGGTCGTCCCTGCAGACACGAGCGGGTCGGAATTGGGTCCTGATTTGGACTCTGACGCGGAGATACTCGAGTCCCTCCGCGCTCACTGCACCGACAACCTGGCAGGATTCAAGTGTCCGAAGACGATCGGCGTGGTCGAGGAACTCCCGCGAACCCACTCGGGAACGGTCGATCGGGAAGCGGCCCGCGAGCGGTTGCTCGCGGTCGGTGTCGACGTGACGACATCCCAGTGA